In one window of Synergistaceae bacterium DNA:
- a CDS encoding glucose-6-phosphate isomerase, with amino-acid sequence MFMVGFDYSNAARFVRDHEVESMKVIAQNAAERLKSRQGEGNDFLGWIDLPVNYDREEFARIKMAAKRIQSDSDVLLVAGIGGSYLGARAAIEFLRHGFYNEQSKEARKTPQIYYIGNSMNGTYIQDVIDLLEGKDFSINVISKSGTTTETAIAFRVFRELLIKKYGQEGAAKRIYATTDKARGALKTLADTEGYECFVIPDDVGGRFSVLTAVGLLPIAVSGADIDALMAGAAAAREVALNQPFESNPALQYAALRNIMLRKGKNVEILANYEPAMHYISEWWKQLYGESEGKDQHGIFPASVDLTTDLHSMGQFIQDGARIMFETVLNIQTPRKDFVLKAQDNDLDGLNYLAGKNMSYVNQCAMKGTIAAHVDGGVANFMVNMSAQDEHSLGELFYFFEFACGVSGYILGINPFNQPGVEFYKANMFKLLGKPGK; translated from the coding sequence GTGTTCATGGTAGGCTTTGACTATTCCAACGCCGCAAGGTTCGTCCGAGATCATGAGGTCGAGAGCATGAAGGTTATTGCTCAGAATGCAGCAGAGAGGCTCAAGTCCCGGCAGGGTGAGGGCAATGACTTTCTGGGCTGGATTGACCTTCCGGTGAACTATGACCGTGAGGAGTTCGCGCGCATAAAGATGGCGGCCAAGAGGATACAGAGCGACTCTGACGTTCTTCTTGTGGCAGGCATCGGCGGATCTTATCTCGGCGCACGCGCGGCAATCGAGTTCCTGAGGCACGGCTTCTACAACGAGCAGAGCAAGGAAGCCCGCAAAACTCCGCAGATCTACTACATCGGCAACAGCATGAACGGCACGTACATTCAGGATGTGATAGACTTGCTCGAGGGCAAGGACTTCAGCATCAACGTAATCTCCAAGTCCGGCACGACGACCGAGACGGCAATAGCGTTCCGTGTGTTCAGGGAACTGCTCATCAAGAAGTACGGCCAAGAAGGCGCGGCGAAAAGAATCTACGCAACGACGGACAAGGCGCGCGGTGCTCTGAAGACCCTTGCTGATACAGAGGGCTATGAATGCTTCGTGATTCCCGACGACGTAGGCGGCAGGTTCTCGGTGCTTACGGCTGTGGGACTTCTGCCCATCGCAGTGAGCGGTGCGGACATTGACGCGCTGATGGCGGGTGCTGCGGCGGCACGTGAAGTTGCTCTGAACCAGCCCTTCGAGAGCAACCCTGCGCTTCAGTACGCGGCTCTGAGGAACATAATGCTTCGCAAGGGCAAGAACGTCGAGATTCTGGCGAACTACGAGCCCGCAATGCACTACATCTCCGAGTGGTGGAAGCAGCTTTACGGCGAGAGCGAAGGCAAGGATCAGCACGGAATTTTCCCGGCGAGCGTTGACCTCACGACCGACCTGCACTCTATGGGGCAGTTCATACAGGACGGAGCGCGCATAATGTTCGAGACCGTGCTCAACATCCAGACCCCCCGCAAAGATTTCGTGCTCAAGGCGCAGGATAACGACCTTGACGGACTGAACTACCTCGCGGGAAAGAATATGAGCTACGTGAACCAGTGCGCAATGAAAGGAACAATCGCGGCGCATGTTGACGGAGGAGTCGCGAACTTCATGGTGAACATGTCGGCTCAGGACGAGCATTCGCTTGGGGAGCTGTTCTACTTCTTCGAGTTTGCATGCGGAGTCAGCGGGTACATTCTGGGGATAAATCCCTTCAACCAGCCCGGCGTGGAGTTCTACAAGGCCAATATGTTCAAGCTGCTCGGCAAGCCCGGCAAGTAA
- a CDS encoding polysaccharide deacetylase family protein, whose product MLRRLLLLSLAVFLFIEWGPLSSERHKYGIASGDPFVREIVLTFDDGPRETGMQEIIAALEPYNVKATFFVVGKFAQRFGRVTLLLHNAGHELANHTYTHPRLYQDPSVDHIALQAKRCDDVLEELGIRKTRFLRPPGGGWNLRIFNAMRRKNLKLGLWSLNTADYTGRPKEEIVRLVLGSARPGDVVLMHSGMPNTVDALPEIVEGLQRRGYTFVRLEDLWNGGRT is encoded by the coding sequence ATGCTTCGGAGATTATTGCTCTTATCGCTGGCTGTTTTCCTCTTCATCGAGTGGGGCCCTCTCTCCAGCGAACGGCACAAATACGGCATCGCATCAGGAGACCCGTTCGTCCGAGAAATCGTCCTGACCTTCGACGACGGCCCGCGTGAAACAGGAATGCAGGAGATTATCGCCGCACTAGAACCCTACAACGTCAAAGCCACCTTCTTCGTCGTCGGGAAATTCGCACAGCGTTTCGGCAGGGTTACGCTCCTCCTGCACAACGCCGGGCACGAACTCGCCAACCACACCTACACCCACCCGCGACTGTACCAAGACCCGTCTGTTGACCACATTGCGCTTCAGGCCAAGAGGTGCGACGACGTTCTCGAGGAGCTCGGCATCAGGAAGACGCGTTTTCTCCGTCCGCCCGGAGGAGGCTGGAATCTGCGGATCTTCAACGCAATGCGCCGCAAGAACCTTAAGCTCGGACTGTGGAGCCTCAACACCGCAGACTACACCGGCCGTCCCAAAGAAGAGATTGTGCGCCTCGTTCTCGGGAGTGCACGGCCGGGAGATGTCGTGCTCATGCATTCGGGAATGCCCAACACAGTAGACGCTCTGCCGGAAATCGTAGAAGGACTGCAAAGGAGAGGCTATACTTTCGTGCGGCTTGAAGACTTGTGGAACGGCGGAAGAACATAA
- a CDS encoding MetQ/NlpA family ABC transporter substrate-binding protein, translated as MTKKLVVAFALVLALALSASAAVTVRLGVTGSVYDEMWAPVKEALAKEGITLEVIQFTDYVTPNRALADGDIDLNGFQHRIYFADELESRGYKLTNIANTFVVPLNLYSIKIKSLDEIKDGDVIAIPNDPTNGGRAIKVLATSGLITLREGAGFNPTKEDIASYSKKITIQELAANTIPSALPDIAAGVINDTYALDYGLKASDAVYADQAREQEYWNLIAARTADLEDPEKLATYTKVVDAYQSEAMKAHLAKLYGGFFRPVGWDEGLLVPFMK; from the coding sequence ATGACGAAGAAGTTAGTTGTGGCGTTCGCGCTTGTGCTGGCTCTGGCACTCAGTGCATCGGCGGCGGTTACGGTGAGGCTGGGGGTTACCGGCAGCGTCTACGATGAGATGTGGGCACCCGTCAAGGAAGCTCTCGCGAAGGAGGGCATTACCCTTGAGGTGATACAGTTCACGGACTACGTTACGCCGAACCGTGCACTTGCTGACGGGGATATTGACCTCAACGGATTCCAGCACAGGATATACTTTGCCGACGAGCTGGAGAGCAGGGGCTACAAGCTCACGAACATTGCCAACACGTTCGTTGTTCCGCTGAACCTGTACTCAATCAAGATTAAGAGCCTAGACGAGATCAAGGACGGCGACGTAATCGCAATCCCCAATGACCCGACGAACGGCGGACGCGCAATCAAGGTCTTGGCCACGAGCGGGCTTATCACTCTGCGCGAGGGAGCGGGCTTCAACCCGACGAAGGAGGACATCGCCAGCTACAGCAAGAAGATTACGATTCAGGAGCTCGCGGCGAACACGATACCTTCAGCACTGCCGGACATTGCGGCGGGCGTAATCAACGACACTTACGCGCTGGACTACGGACTGAAGGCGAGCGATGCAGTTTACGCGGATCAGGCGCGCGAGCAGGAGTACTGGAACTTAATCGCGGCACGTACTGCTGACCTTGAGGACCCGGAGAAACTAGCAACGTACACCAAAGTTGTCGACGCGTACCAGAGCGAGGCAATGAAGGCGCATTTAGCAAAACTGTACGGCGGATTCTTCAGGCCTGTGGGCTGGGATGAAGGACTGCTTGTGCCGTTCATGAAGTAA
- a CDS encoding ABC transporter permease, translating into MRRLPEFWKACGDTLLMEVWSGAIIFVFGLVFGIILTVTKPGGIMENRPVYQVLDKIINLFRSIPFIILLTALMPLSRAIMGTAIYVRGVIVPLVFGATPFFSRQVESALAQTDKGLVEAALSMGSSPFEVIFRVYLRESLAPIIRAITITIISLLGLTAMAGAVGAGGLGDFAIRYGHDRNMQDITWVVVGVLVAGVSVVQWLGEYFARKNTH; encoded by the coding sequence ATGAGGAGGCTTCCCGAGTTCTGGAAGGCCTGCGGAGATACTCTCTTGATGGAAGTCTGGTCGGGAGCAATCATCTTCGTGTTCGGGCTGGTGTTCGGAATAATCTTGACCGTAACGAAACCCGGCGGCATAATGGAGAACCGTCCTGTGTATCAGGTGCTCGACAAGATCATTAACCTGTTCAGGTCGATACCGTTCATCATACTGCTTACCGCATTAATGCCGTTGTCGCGTGCAATAATGGGCACAGCAATTTACGTGAGAGGTGTTATCGTACCTCTGGTGTTCGGAGCAACGCCGTTCTTCTCGCGTCAGGTTGAGAGCGCGCTTGCACAGACAGACAAGGGGCTTGTTGAGGCTGCGCTGTCGATGGGATCGAGCCCGTTCGAGGTGATATTCAGGGTGTATCTGCGCGAGAGCCTTGCGCCGATAATCCGTGCAATCACAATCACAATCATAAGCCTTCTGGGATTAACCGCTATGGCCGGTGCTGTAGGTGCAGGAGGGCTCGGAGACTTCGCGATACGTTACGGGCATGACAGGAACATGCAGGACATTACGTGGGTAGTTGTGGGCGTGCTTGTCGCTGGAGTCAGCGTTGTGCAGTGGTTAGGGGAGTACTTTGCGAGGAAGAATACACACTGA
- a CDS encoding methionine ABC transporter ATP-binding protein: MIELEHIVKSFNADRKDTAIHAVNDVSLTINDGDIFGIIGFSGAGKSTLVRCINLLERPDSGSVRIDGVEMTKLKPKELYKARTKIGMIFQQFNLMPSRTVMQNVAYPLRGMTKDAMKARVRELLALVDIPDKENAYPSELSGGQKQRVAIARALANDPGILLCDEATSALDPQTTGAILQLLKDLNRKLGLTIVVITHEMEVVKNICLKAAVMDAGKVIESGDVFEIFSSPKHPVTRNFVRTTSNLSKIETLIRDESPIVQLKPGELMARLVYVYADVSEPLISYASRAFDVVINIVLADVEIVAGSMVGGTVVIFSGPRENINRAIEYYRSKNIRVEVIQDAGA; encoded by the coding sequence TTGATTGAACTTGAACACATTGTTAAGAGCTTCAACGCCGACAGGAAGGATACAGCCATTCACGCGGTCAATGACGTATCGCTGACGATTAACGACGGAGACATCTTCGGGATAATCGGCTTCTCCGGCGCAGGGAAGTCTACGCTTGTGCGGTGCATCAACCTCCTCGAACGGCCGGACTCCGGGAGCGTGAGGATTGACGGCGTAGAGATGACGAAGCTGAAGCCGAAGGAACTCTACAAGGCACGCACGAAAATCGGAATGATATTCCAGCAGTTCAACCTTATGCCGTCGCGCACGGTCATGCAGAACGTAGCTTACCCCCTGCGCGGAATGACTAAGGACGCAATGAAGGCACGGGTACGGGAGCTTCTGGCACTGGTAGACATTCCCGACAAGGAGAACGCTTACCCGTCAGAGCTTTCCGGCGGGCAGAAGCAGAGAGTCGCAATCGCACGTGCACTCGCCAATGACCCGGGAATACTCCTCTGCGACGAAGCTACAAGCGCGTTAGACCCGCAGACCACCGGCGCAATCCTCCAGCTCTTGAAGGATCTGAACCGCAAACTTGGCCTGACAATCGTTGTGATTACGCACGAGATGGAAGTCGTCAAGAACATTTGCCTGAAAGCTGCCGTGATGGATGCAGGGAAAGTTATAGAGAGCGGCGACGTGTTCGAGATTTTCTCCTCGCCGAAGCATCCCGTTACCCGAAACTTTGTGCGCACAACCTCCAACCTCTCGAAGATTGAGACGCTGATACGCGACGAGTCCCCGATAGTCCAGCTCAAGCCCGGCGAACTCATGGCACGGCTGGTTTACGTTTACGCGGACGTGTCGGAGCCGCTGATCTCCTACGCGTCGAGGGCGTTCGACGTGGTGATAAACATTGTGCTTGCGGATGTCGAGATTGTCGCGGGCTCAATGGTCGGCGGGACGGTCGTAATCTTCAGCGGGCCGAGAGAGAACATCAACCGTGCAATAGAGTACTACAGGAGCAAGAATATACGTGTGGAGGTGATTCAGGATGCAGGAGCTTAG